Proteins from a genomic interval of Betta splendens chromosome 10, fBetSpl5.4, whole genome shotgun sequence:
- the ube2a gene encoding ubiquitin-conjugating enzyme E2 A: protein MSTPARRRLMRDFKRLQEDPPAGVSGAPSENNIMVWNAVIFGPEGTPFEDGTFKLTIEFTEEYPNKPPTVRFVSKMFHPNVYADGSICLDILQNRWSPTYDVSSILTSIQSLLDEPNPNSPANSQAAQLYQENKREYEKRVSAIVEQSWRDC, encoded by the exons ATGTCAACCCCAGCAAGACGACGCTTAATGAGAGATTTTAAACG ACTGCAAGAGGATCCTCCAGCTGGAGTTAGTGGGGCACCATCAGAAAACAATATTATGGTATGGAACGCTGTCATTTTTGG ACCAGAGGGAACACCTTTTGAAGATG GAACTTTCAAACTTACTATTGAATTCACAGAGGAATATCCAAATAAACCTCCAACAGTGCGATTTGTCTCCAAAATGTTTCATCCAAATG TGTATGCAGATGGCAGCATATGCTTAGATATACTTCAGAATCGCTGGAGTCCAACCTATGATGTCTCTTCAATCTTAACCTCAATACAG TCTTTACTGGATGAGCCAAACCCCAACAGCCCAGCTAACAGCCAAGCAGCCCAGCTGTATCAGGAAAACAAGCGGGAATATGAGAAGAGAGTTTCTGCTATTGTTGAACAGAGTTGGCGTGACTGTTGA
- the nkrf gene encoding NF-kappa-B-repressing factor, with amino-acid sequence MAEETDSGEMPSFDPSPSSEAKKRPTLSDGRDEPMRKMPASKFGFSSRFEPVHFVSGGSSGGTYADEKENDKERRRSEMYCVRKSDSEHASYGSTSKAQGSFLRPAFDRVPSYSSDPWGTHRDGYRDREISSGTSGLGYGSRGFTSNFMAKTQQDYTTRYEAHTSRVSDTYCQPHRYNGYGGGSRSGGWDSGRQGLGYGNQDRPSSNRPFSRVYSNPDRSSPTMSQSGSLSQPLPISQLTLDEKQRLIASVASALDVAFRDPLFMTGSDSPNFNFMLSRSIQACKTNPEYIYVNLKDIPQTDLPKNRKVPTDGYACELRCQGVYLATGYSGSKNGARDRASEQAVKLFLKPVEVRVVQRKYRHSIVNDMVVCQMLSPTPAFLPALRNPEDKPTPSSKGQYEPDKGKHWTEFVVMDNAHDAICILNNSAAFNRMKIDYKFDHLPNSAWRCSVFLQDELVAQATGTKKGSKHAAAEDAVRKLRMNQAQRQLLQQEVQQKPHYRGSNRSDSGGRFGQQVGKKKHLSELVILENSDNAICIINDTAQFNKVTADYKFTVLPDHRWRCEVYLEGQFVAAGIGPKKIVKHIAADEALATLRQTQAVVKSTLRKEDHSDAISRSQILSRAGEEATRQEIKEDNIGNQLLRKMGWKGGGLGRDGEGIAEPIRVKEQFSREGLGMDMDKAGNQLLKRDIEDIIRNYASSDRQDDLRFSPDLTNDERKQIHQISQKYGLRSKSYGQGKQRFLVVSRKVHKEQLIDQLLQEGQVGRYELVKPQASH; translated from the exons ATGGCAGAAGAGACCGACTCTGGCGAAATGCCCTCCTTTGACCCAAGTCCTAGTTCTGAAGCAAAAAAGAGACCTACTCTTTCTGATGGCA GAGACGAGCCCATGCGGAAAATGCCTGCATCAAAATTTGGTTTCAGTTCCCGATTTGAGCCTGTACATTTCGTTAGTGGTGGAAGCAGTGGAGGAACCTATGCGGATGAGAAGGAGAACGATAAGGAGCGAAGGAGGAGTGAGATGTACTGCGTGAGAAAGTCTGACTCTGAACACGCCTCCTACGGCAGCACCAGCAAAGCACAGGGCTCTTTTCTGAGGCCTGCTTTTGACAGAGTGCCCTCCTACAGTTCTGACCCGTGGGGTACCCATCGAGATGGATACCGGGACCGAGAGATTTCAAGTGGCACGAGTGGTTTAGGTTATGGCTCACGAGGGTTCACTTCAAACTTTATGGCAAAAACACAGCAGGACTACACAACCAGGTATGAAGCGCATACTTCTCGGGTTTCAGACACTTACTGTCAGCCCCACAGGTACAATGGCTATGGGGGAGGTAGCAGATCAGGAGGCTGGGATTCAGGACGTCAGGGTTTGGGATACGGTAATCAAGATCGGCCATCATCCAACAGGCCTTTCAGCAGAGTCTACAGCAACCCAGACCGGAGCAGCCCTACCATGTCTCAGTCAGGCTCTTTATCTCAGCCACTTCCTATTTCTCAGTTAACATTGGATGAAAAGCAAAGGCTGATCGCCAGTGTAGCATCTGCACTGGATGTTGCTTTTAGGGACCCTTTGTTTATGACTGGAAGTGACTCCCCAAACTTTAATTTCATGTTAAGTCGCAGTATTCAGGCCTGCAAGACCAATCCCGAGTATATTTATGTTAATTTGAAGGATATTCCGCAGACTGATCTACCGAAGAACAGGAAAGTTCCGACAGATGGCTACGCCTGTGAACTGAGATGCCAGGGTGTGTATCTGGCTACTGGATACTCTGGCAGTAAAAATGGGGCACGGGACAGAGCCTCCGAACAAGCTGTCAAACTTTTTCTGAAACCAGTTGAGGTTCGTGTTGTTCAGCGCAAATACAGGCACTCCATAGTCAATGACATGGTTGTGTGCCAGATGCTTAGCCCAACCCCTGCCTTTTTACCTGCACTTCGCAACCCAGAGGATAAACCAACACCCAGCTCTAAGGGCCAGTATGAGCCTGACAAGGGCAAACACTGGACAGAGTTTGTAGTTATGGACAATGCTCACGATGCCATCTGCATACTCAACAATTCTGCAGCATTTAATCGTATGAAGATAGACTACAAGTTTGACCATCTCCCCAACAGTGCTTGGCGTTgcagtgttttcctgcaggaTGAGCTCGTGGCGCAGGCAACGGGCACTAAAAAGGGCTCAAAACATGCGGCAGCTGAAGACGCGGTGAGGAAACTTCGCATGAACCAAGCACAacgacagctgctgcagcaggaggtgcaaCAGAAGCCACACTATAGAGGGAGTAATCGGTCCGATTCTGGTGGGCGCTTTGGACAACAGGTTGGCAAAAAAAAGCACTTGAGTGAGCTGGTCATCCTGGAAAACTCTGACAATGCAATCTGCATCATTAATGACACAGCCCAGTTCAATAAAGTGACTGCTGATTATAAGTTTACTGTTCTCCCTGATCATCGCTGGAGGTGCGAAGTTTACTTGGAAGGACAGTTTGTGGCGGCAGGAATTGGGCCAAAGAAAATAGTGAAGCACATAGCAGCAGATGAAGCTCTGGCCACGCTGAGACAGACACAGGCTGTGGTGAAGTCTACCCTAAGGAAGGAGGATCACAGTGATGCCATATCCAGATCGCAGATCCTCAGTCGCGCTGGTGAAGAGgccacaagacaggaaataaaggAAGACAACATTGGGAACCAGCTGCTACGCAAGATGGGATGGAAGGGTGGTGGTCTGGGTCGAGATGGGGAAGGCATCGCAGAACCGATCAGAGTGAAGGAGCAGTTCTCCAGAGAAGGACTGGGTATGGACATGGACAAAGCTGGAAACCAGCTCCTCAAGCGTGATATTGAAGACATAATCCGGAACTACGCAAGCTCAGATCGTCAGGACGACCTTCGCTTCTCACCTGACCTCACCAATGACGAGCGCAAACAGATCCACCAAATATCTCAGAAGTACGGCCTACGGAGTAAATCGTACGGGCAGGGAAAGCAGAGGTTTCTTGTCGTCAGTCGGAAAGTGCACAAAGAACAGCTCATAGATCAGCTTTTACAGGAGGGACAGGTGGGAAGATATGAGCTGGTGAAACCTCAGGCCTCTCACTGA